From the Heliangelus exortis chromosome 25, bHelExo1.hap1, whole genome shotgun sequence genome, one window contains:
- the RAP1A gene encoding ras-related protein Rap-1A, with the protein MREYKLVVLGSGGVGKSALTVQFVQGIFVEKYDPTIEDSYRKQVEVDCQQCMLEILDTAGTEQFTAMRDLYMKNGQGFALVYSITAQSTFNDLQDLREQILRVKDTEDVPMILVGNKCDLEEERVVGKEQGQNLARQWCNCAFLESSAKSKINVNEIFYDLVRQINRKTPVEKKKPKKKTCLLL; encoded by the exons ATGCGTGAGTACAAGCTGGTGGTCCTTGGTTCAGGAGGTGTGGGGAAGTCTGCTTTG ACTGTACAGTTTGTTCAGGgaatttttgttgaaaaatatgACCCCACAATAGAAGATTCATACAGAAAG CAAGTGGAAGTAGACTGCCAGCAGTGTATGCTTGAAATCCTCGATACAGCAGGGACA GAGCAATTTACAGCAATGAGGGATCTGTATATGAAGAATGGTCAAGGGTTTGCACTAGTATATTCTATAACAGCACAGTCCACGTTTAATGACCTACAGGACCTTCGGGAACAGATTTTACGGGTTAAGGACACTGAAGAT GTTCCAATGATTCTGGTTGGCAATAAATGTGACCTGGAGGAAGAACGTGTAGTTGGCAAAGAACAGGGTCAGAACTTAGCACGACAGTGGTGTAACTGTGCCTTTCTAGAGTCATCTGCAAAGTCTAAAATCAACGTTAATGAG atcttttatGACCTGGTCAGACAGATAAATAGGAAAACACCAGTGGAAAAGAAGAAGcctaaaaagaaaacctgtttgCTGCTTTAG